The genomic segment gcagcagctggaggtCAACAAGGACCTGACCCAGAAGCTGGCCACCACGCTCAGCgacgaggagggagaggacGACGGGGAGACGTCGGAGCCAGACATGCTGCCTGACTTCGTCAACGAGGTGGAGCCGGGCCAGGACCCCGCCAACCCCTGGATGAGAGGCCAGCTCTCCAAGGACCCGGTCGACCTCACAGAGCCCAGTGTGCCGGAGACCGCAGCCGCTGTCCTCATatctgaggatgaggaggaaggcccggaggagacggaggaggaaggGCTACTCAGAGGGTTTGCAGAGAGGCGCAAGCAGCGGCAGGAGCAAGAGGCAGAGAACGAAGCAGCGAAGAACCAAGACATGGAGGTGATGACGGAGAAGAACAAGGCTGGAGCTGAGAAGGCTGTAGCATCGCAtgatgctgctgatgctgaTATAGCTGAtgatgacgaggaggaggaggaggagctgtcaAAATTCACAAACATGTTCCAGGAACTCAAGGACAGCCGCATGGAAGCGGAAGCTTCAGCCATGGTGGCTGAGGTGAGTGAACCCGAGTGCGCTCAGCTGCAGCAGGCCATGTTCAGAATCAAGAGCCTGGAAGACATGGATCTTCTGGACCAGGAAGAACAAGCAGATCCGGCTGAGCCCAACGCTGAGGCGCCTCAGCCGGCCCCTCTGGAGAGCAAGGGTGCggacaagaagaggaagaggaagcgagGAATAGACCTCGCCGAGGTCCTCACCAAGGAGGCCACGGTCATCCACGTCCCACTGGCCCCGACGGCCGTGGAGGGCGCGGAGGGAGCCGCCCACGgtcaggaggagcagagagacgtCATCAAGGAGGCCTTCGCCGGGGACGACGTCATCTCTGACTTTCTGAAGGACAAGCGGCGAGAGGAGGAAGCTGGGAGACCCAAGGTGGTGGACCTGACCCTGCCCGgctggggggagtgggggggccAGGGGCTCCAGCCCTCAAAAAAGAAGCGCCGGAGGTTCCGGCTAAAGACAGCGCCGCCGCCCCCCAGGAAGGACGGCGGCCTGGCCAGCGTGATCATCTCGGAGAAGCGGGACAGCTCGGTCAGCATGCACCAGGTTGGCGCGCTGCCGcaccccttcctgctcccggAGCAGTTCGAGGTCACCATGCGCGCCCCCGTCGGGGCCACCTGGAACACCAGGCAGGCGGTCAAGAAGATCACCATGCCCAAGATCGTCACCAAGGTGGGCGCCATCATCCAGCCAATGAGCCGGGACGACCTGCTGAAGCACAGcaggaagcaggaggaggaggggaccgCCGGAGAGCCGAAGAAGAGAAAAGCACCTCAGAGGAAACGATCGCAGAAACGCCATAAAAAGACTAAGAATTAAGCTTTTTTCTGGCCCTTTGTTAGTTTAACCATGTTTCTTATTCTGAAGGTCAGAGTTCCAGAGTGTTTCTTTAATATGCGCAGATGGAAGAATACAATTATTCATTTATCTCAACTTCTAGATTCTACACTCTACAAGGTTCATGGGGTAATATTTTATAGTCTATATCCACTTCGGGTGATTTCGATCCTTGATGCGTGTTGATATTGTTAATGTAACGACTGTATTGCAATTCTTCAGTTTATAGTTATACAGTGTGTAattgatacaaataaaattctCAAGTAAGGTGAACACATTCTTAATAAATTCCTTGCTGGAGTTTAAGTACAGTGATCTGTTTTTCATTTAATGTACACCTATTATTAAATCCACATATTACTGAATTATTAATACTTTAGGAGAAAATTGTAACGTGGAACTGTGTATATTTTTTCAAAGCGAAGTTAATTAACACTATATATGGTAACAGAATCCAATAATTTAATACACAGTTGAAGTGGTTATGTTGTGTTGGCTTAATGCCACCTGCAGAGGGTTCAGGGGTATGCAGAGGGGTAAAAAGAGGGGAAATAATGCATTTAGAATAGTGAGCAGTGATACATAAACTGTTCCAGTAATTTATGTAAACGCCTTTCATACAAATTTAGCCATTTTGAATTTTACATAACATGCATGCAACAAATAAGGTCAAGGGTTCATCCAGGTGTTTGGAGAAACGTTTTATTTAACCACCAGGGGCGCTATTGTGCGGCTCATGCTTTGAGACATTTGGATCCCTGCTGCGGACCGACAATGTGGGATGAAGAGAACGCCTGCCTATAGAAACGAGGATAACTAGAAGGTGTCACAACCATTTAGTGTATTTTTAATTAGTATAAAATTGTCTTACATCTTTATATCCATAATTGAATTATAATTAATCAACCTAATATAAGTTCTTCATGACTAAATCGTTCGGTGTAAATATGAGGCTCACTGGCTAAAGTTAAGTATGAAGTACATACCCACTTACTTAAATTTCTTTGAATACTTTGAAGCCATTATGGGGCTTCAATCCAACTTGTAGGTCTGTTGTGCACTTAGGCTAAGTGTTTTTATGCATAGGCCTACGTTTAATTTCAAACATAGCCTAGATCACGCTACACTGCAAAGGTTTTAACATACTAactttcttattacattatacacatTTTGCCAACTCGACAGCAAAAACTAGCTGATGCATAACGGCACAAGGTAACTCCCTCAGTGTTATTCCACTAACGTGCATGTCTTTAGATAGGAGCTGAGGCAGCGTGTCTATGATGCTTGCAGAGGGACCGTGCTATTTCTAACCATTACATACGTACTCAGAATCCATAACAAGGCAACCATACAGACCAGAGAGCCTTAACACCCTGCGgcctgaagaggggaggagatagagagagcgagggtgTTGTTTTTGACACACAATCAGTGTCATTTTTAGAAGTTTTTGGTCCACTTCCTTCCTTCGTACTCTTTCCCTCAAGTGTTGATTTTCAATACATTTGTAAGGCTCGCGCGGCCTTGTCTGAAAGAAAAGCCATTACAGTTGGGTTAAACCTTCACACATGGGTGAGAGTGCATGCGCTGGCACCTGACGTCTCTGTATTTCACGTGATAGACACTCTATTAAAGTGGGGTGCCCATAATGGACTATGCATCAGTGCAGGTAATGGTTGTCAGCTTGAGCGCCCATGAGACAGCGGAGAATTCCATTAGAAAACCTATAGTTAATAAATCattcattctctgtctctcactctctctcttcctctctacctatcacacactctccctctatCAACCTCTTGCTCACTCAtcattctccccctctctataccttctctatctccccctcgtACTTTCTCCGTAACTCTCTCTATTGAACTATCGGGTAATTACTACAGCTTCATACAGCTTTCAACAATGAAAAGAGACCTAGTCCTTGGAACCAACCCCACTGTGCCCATTAGatcccctccatcctctcctagTGCTGACTCCGCCCCACTCCCCCCCTCGATGAATGAGGCCCGGCCCCACCGGCCAGCGAGCCTCAGCCGGCTAAATGGACAAGCGCTCCCTCAAGATGGAGCATGTATTTGTGTTCGTGGCGCCCATTTTGCGAGAGCCGGTCAAATATTAGTTCTAGATTGAAGGAAGGGGTTATGCCTATCTAATGGGctggtcagagagagagcgagcgagagcgagagcgagagagagagagagagagagagagagagagagagattaatacactatatattttatataattaataGAATAATATGGCCTTTTAATCGCTTTTAGACTGTACAAAAGGGGTTATACAAATATAATATTGCATTGAATTGAATGTACACTATATTTTGCCACAGGACATTCAATTAACATCAACAATCAACATTATATCCGTTATATATCCAGTGTGAAACATTTGTAGATAAAGTCAGCCTTTATAGTCTTTAAATAAAAGTTGTATCCCTTCTTTTACACACAAGGGCAGCTCATCTTTCAGCTCTGTTTGcctgttctgtgtgtttctcttctGAACAATCCCACAGTCTTTGTAGCGCCACAAACCTTCTGGATAGGACTCAGCCTCCATTCATTCCCTCCTCTGAAACGAACCCCTTTCCTCCCCACCCCTACGCCTGACAGGTGTAAGATTAACTTAGTTAGGTGCTGACCTGCTCATGCGCGGCAAATTAAATTAATGGAACAAATTTCCCTGCTAATTAAGATGAAAATACGTGTCAGTTGTAACCTTGCAGCGCACTAATTATGTACAAATGATTTATCATCTGTTTCGTTCTGAATAGCAATGGCTCACCTCTCCGATAGCCCTGGCTGGCTGTTAAGAGATGGCCGCTGATTAACACTGACAGCTTGCAGCGCTGCGGACGAGAGCCGTGCCGCCCACCAGCCAATGGGGGACCGGCTGGTCTGCcggctcccctccctcccattaaCCCACATCGAGTGTGCAGCTGAGCGGCGCTGTTCCGCCGCCTGCCGTCTTGTTTTGTTCCCCGCAATGAAAATAAAGTACAACCCAGGGGCCGCCTAGAACTGGCTAGCTCTGAGGAAGGgatctgtgagagagagagagagagagagagagagagagagagagagagagagagagagagagagagagagagagagagagagagagagagagagagagagagagagagagagagagagagagagagagagagagagagagagagagagagagtgtgttgccATGCATGGTATAACATGAGAACAATAATGTATTCTATAtatgctttgttgttgttttatatgCGAGCAGGACAAGTATAACAAAGTGTATCAATCGAGGGGCCTGTATCACACTGACGCCAGCAGGCGGCGCAATAGGTTAAGCCAGTAGCAATCGCCCATGCACAAATTCCTGTGGGCtccaaatatcaaaacaaacagGGTTTATAATACAATTACAGCCTAACTGGGCTATTCCATCTTCTTTTCTGGTTCCTTGCGACTACAGATATATTTCAATGGACAGCGGCTCTGATTAGCATTAGAATCAGGGTCCCtcgtgggggagagagacactgggCGAGCTGTAATCATTGTTCCGCAGGCTGGCTCACCAGGGATATCACTGGCTTCGTCATTATCATTCaatatgccacacacacacacgcacgcacgcacgcacgcacgcacgcacgcacgcacgcacgcacgcacgcacgcacgcacgcacgcacacacacacacacacacacacacacacacacacacacacacacacacacacacacacacacacacacacacacacacacacacccatcacaGTAAGGCTTCCTCTCCACTTCCACGCCAGAACCCCGTCCATTTGCATTTCCTCCTGGCGGTGCGGACTCCTTGCCAGACAGTGATGAACTGGCGGCGTTGTTGTGGCCAAAAGCACCGGCTTCAGTTAAGCAGAGCTCGGAGATGAGTGGTGTATTTTCTCCCCGCTAACTGCTTTTAAAGAAAGACAAGagctctgtctctttgtcctcCCCTCGCTCTGCTTTGCTCTATGTCTCATTttcccagggagagagagagggagagagacaaatcCACTGTGATTGTCTGTGAGTGTGCTTCTCTTCACAACACCATGTAAGGCTGTCTAATCCACTCATTAGAGATCATCTGACTTCCCATTAGGACTGGGGTTCATTACGCCAGCGCTTGTAGCGCCAATAATTTGTGTGGTATTTCATTGTTGGGGTAAATGTCAGCGTGTGTACCACAGGGGGACAGAACCCATGCCTGGGCAGGTTCTCCCTTTCTTCTGGAGCGGTGTTTAGCCCAGCGCTTTGCCAGGCGACGCACGGAGCGGCTACAGATGTTAATGCAGCCTCACACGGAGACAGGCAGAGAAAGAGCAAAGAGGAGAGGTCATGTGTTGGAGGTGTTGTTGGGTTCCCCTTATCCCACTGATGATCTGTGTCTTCCAGCCGTGAGCATGAAGGTCAACGCATACGCCTACATATAGAGGTATTTTAATGCTGTTTTTGAAAGAAATAGATCCATTTCCTGACGTGATCTATAATAAAAAGGAATATATTGTATTAATTTCAGGTCAATGTTTAAACTTCAAGTAAATATCCTTGAACAGATTATTTGCGTTGGACACAAAAAAAGAAGGTAGCAGTCTTCTTCTATTGTTGCAACAgcctggatctctctctctctctctcccctgttcactgggtctctctctctcctgttcactgggcctctctcccctgttcactgggcctctctctctctctcctgttcactgggcctctctcccctgttcactgggcttctctctctctctcctgttcactgggcctctctcccctgttcactgcatctctctctcccctgattaccaggtctctctctctcccctgttcacTGGGTCTCTCTCCGCTGTTCACtgggtctctctcccctgttcacTGGGTCTCTCCCCTGTTCACttggtctctctcccctgttcacttggtctctctcccctgttcacTGGGCCTCTCTCCCCTGTTCACTGGGTCTCTCTCCGCTGTTCACTGGGTCTCTCTCCCTTGTTCACTGGGTCTCTCCCCTGTTcagttggtctctctctcctgttcactgggtctctctctcccttgatt from the Gadus macrocephalus chromosome 20, ASM3116895v1 genome contains:
- the si:dkey-251i10.3 gene encoding U3 small nucleolar RNA-associated protein 14 homolog A is translated as MAKILKKNKVSTKGTKKTLNKNTGTEKTPEKSSAFKRRERKRKSAGKLKGTLKTTKKPPIEKLDLDNVDEDELLNEGEEIIPSEDEGGSDDDRKHQKLLEAISALGGKKKRRLAERSEATIQISEFSVDAKGEGEIINLSDLIQTIAKTPAVSAQTKSHLKKLKLEEKTVDSPLTKPETERIQRNVAFQKSSEEVSRWQSIVKQNLKAEQLVFPLNQEAPGPKPLEQVVCGWKARTPLEQEIFRLLSVNKQPINDPMLTPIEEESLKAMSLEDAKIRRAELQKARALQSYYEAKARRERSIKSKKYHKVQNKAKRKEFVKKFDEMLKSDPVSALEELQKLELGRMKERMSLKHQNSGKWAKSKAIMAKYDDGARKAMQQQLEVNKDLTQKLATTLSDEEGEDDGETSEPDMLPDFVNEVEPGQDPANPWMRGQLSKDPVDLTEPSVPETAAAVLISEDEEEGPEETEEEGLLRGFAERRKQRQEQEAENEAAKNQDMEVMTEKNKAGAEKAVASHDAADADIADDDEEEEEELSKFTNMFQELKDSRMEAEASAMVAEVSEPECAQLQQAMFRIKSLEDMDLLDQEEQADPAEPNAEAPQPAPLESKGADKKRKRKRGIDLAEVLTKEATVIHVPLAPTAVEGAEGAAHGQEEQRDVIKEAFAGDDVISDFLKDKRREEEAGRPKVVDLTLPGWGEWGGQGLQPSKKKRRRFRLKTAPPPPRKDGGLASVIISEKRDSSVSMHQVGALPHPFLLPEQFEVTMRAPVGATWNTRQAVKKITMPKIVTKVGAIIQPMSRDDLLKHSRKQEEEGTAGEPKKRKAPQRKRSQKRHKKTKN